TCACCGTGGACTATGTCATGCTGGTGAAGAGCCTCGGCGGCGAGCTGTTCGATGCTCAGGGGAATCCGGTTTTCAATCAGGGCGCCGGGGTCCAGGCGCTGCAGCTGATGTACGACATGATGCACACCTATGAGATCATCGACCCGGCCGCTCTGACCCTCAGGGGCGGAGGCAAGCGGCGGGACATCATGATGGCCGGTCAGGGGGCGTTCGTCTTCCTGTGGGGGACCCCCCTGCTGGTGATGAACGACCCGAAGAAATCGCCGCGGGCCGGGGAGTTTGACATCGCCCTGGCCCCGGCCGGTCCGGGCGGCCCTTATTCTGTTGCGGGCCCGATGGGCTGGGCCATCTCGGCCTATTCTAAGAACCCCGAGGCCGCCTGGGAGTTCGTGAAGTGCATCGCTGGGCCTGAGGGGGAGCGGTTCATGTTCCTCCAGGAGGGCGCCCCGCCCGGGTGGAGGAGCGTTCTGAACGACCCGGAGGTCTCCATGAAGCTGAAGGAGGCAGGCGGCGACGTGATGCTGCAGCAAACGGCTTTCCTGGCCGTCCGTCCCGCCCTGCCTTATTATCACGAATGGTCCGCCGCGATTCAGAAGGCCGTCCATGAGGTGCTGACCAAGCAGAAGACGCCCCAGCAGGCCCTGGACGAAGTCGCGGCCTACACCCGCGAGCTGAAGGCCAAATACGGCCGGTGATCCGGTGAGGGGTCGGAGGGCCGGCGCGACCGCGCGGCAGGGCCCGCAGCGCCGGCCCTCTGCTTCCGGAGGCCTCCATGGGCGAAGCGATGGTTCGCGCGGAGCAAGCCATAACCGCCATGAAGCGGAGGCGATGGATCCGCCGCCACGATCCCCGGCTCCTGGGTCTTCTGATGGTGATGCCCGGCGGGATCGTGGTGGTGGGCCTTTTGTTTTATCCCCTCCTTCATTCCATGGCGATCAGCCTGTATGACCTGAACGTCCGGGCGCCTTGGATCGGGCCGCAGTTCGTGGGCGCGGCCAACTACATCCGGGCGTTGACCTCTCCAGATGTTCGGGCCGCGGCGGGCCGTTCGCTTTACCTGGCGGCGTTGGGGATCGGCCTGGGCATCCCCATCTCGATGGCCTTCGCCCTCATCCTGAACCGGCCCTTTCCGCTGCGGGGCTTGGTGCGAGGGCTTCTGATCGTCCCATGGATCATCCCGGGCACCGTCCAGGGTTTGCTCTGGGCTCGGATCTATGATCCCCACTACGGGGCCCTCAACGGGCTGCTTTATCAGGTGGGGATCATTCCGGATTACGTTCCGTGGCTTCTGGAGCCCCGGCGCGCGTTGTTGCTGGTGGCGTTGGCGAACATCTGGGCCACGGTCCCGATGATGACGCTTCTCTATCTGGCGGGCCTGCAGAGCATCCCGGAGGAGCTCTATGAGGCGGCCCAGGTGGATGGGGCAGGGCCGTGGGCGCGGTTCGTTCACATCACCTTTCCCTTGCTGATGCCCATCACCCTCATCAACTTGATCCTGAAGACCATCGACGCCCTGATGCTTTTCGATCTGGTTTACGTGCTGACCGGAGGGGGTCCGGCCAACGCCACCCAGGTGATCGGGTATTATCTCTATGATGCGGCCTTTCAGCGCCTGGAATATGGTTACGCCTCGGCGCTGGCTTGGCTGATCGCCCTGATGGCCCTGGGCCTGACGGGAATTTACAGTCGGCTCACTCGCGTCGGCGAGGCAACCTCCTGAGCTCCGAGGAGCGTCCTCATGGTTTCCGTTCGATCCCAGCAAGCACTTCTCCGCCGGGTGACGGCGGCGATGACCCAGGCGGCCCTTGTGAGCCTGGTGGTGATCTTCATCCTGTCCCCGATCGCATGGCTGGTGCTCAGCAGCGTCGCGCCCCCAAAGGACCTGCTGGCGAGGCCGCCCCGCTGGCTCCCGTGGCCGCTGGATCTCTCCAACTACTATCAGCTCCTTTTGGGGAGTGGCGAGCAGGGAACGACGCTGACCGCCTTCACCCTGCGCGCCTTTCGATTCTCTCTGCGCAACAGCATGATCGTGGCCAGCGGGGTGACGCTGATGTGCCTCGCCCTAGGGACCTCGGCCGGCTATGCGTTCGCCCGGCTTCGGATGCCCTTGGGCCAGCGGTTGCTCTATCTCTTCCTGCTCGTGCAGATGGTGCCGGTCGTTGTGCTGCTGATCCCGATGTTCCTGGTCGTCACCCGCCTCGGCCTGCTGGACCGCCTGGAGATGGTGATCCTTTTGTTGACGGCCTTCCATCTCCCCTTCGTCATCTGGATCCTGCGGAGCTATTTTCTGAGCATCCCCGTTGAGCTGGAGGAGGCGGCCCTGGTGGACGGCGCGAGCCGTCTCCAGGTGATCCGTCACGTGGTCCTCCCGGTCGCCATACCGGGATTGTTTGCGGCAGCTGTCTACACCTTCATGCAAAGCTGGAACGCTTTTATGATCCCATTGATCTTCACATCCACCGAAACAAAGCGGACAGTCACTGTTGCGATTGCGATGTTTGTGGGACGCCATTATACGGAATATGGGTTGATCAGCGCGGCAGGGGTTCTGGCCAGCCTCCCACCGGTCCTCCTGGCAATCTTTTTCCAGCGCTATCTATTGGCTGGTCTCACCGCAGGTGCTGTGAAAGGTTGAAAGCCAACATGGCTCTTCCCTTCCAATGGCAACAGCGCGCAGTTGCCCTACTTTTTGAGCCGATGGCGCAACGAGAGGTGGGGATGGTTGGCCCTGCCCCCCTCCGATCATGGAGGGACATGAGCCACCAGAATTATTTCTTTTAATTGATGAAATAGCACAATGATCCACAAAAGCCATATTTTTATAGGAAATCACCGTCCTGTTTATCTTTGGGCTGGGCCGGGAACGATCCGTATGAACCGGCTGAAGTTCATGGGTGCGCCGGTGGACGAGGCGGCTCATCTGGAGGCTTATACGGAAGAGGGAGCCGATCGGGTGGCCTCCGAGATGGGATGCAATTGGGCTTATTTAACTTATAATTGGGGTTTCCCTCCTGAGATCGAGGAAGCGGATTGGATCGTTTTCCAAAAAGCAGCGGAGATCTACCACAAACATGGAGTTCGGGTTTTCGCTTATATTCAAACTTCCAATGCGGTCTTTGCAGGAAGCCATCGTTCCCGAGAGTGGTATGCCCGGGATCCGGCCGGGCGCTTGATTTACTATTACACAGGCCGCTATATGACTTGCTGGCTTCATCCGGAGTGGCAGGCCCACCTGCGGGAGCGGATTCGCGAGGCGATCCGCTATGGGGCGGATGGGATCTTTTTTGATAACCCCTGGTATGGGGCCCAGCCGCTCTATCTCGATGGCCGGTGGTTGGGGCCCGCGGGTTGTTACTGTCCACGTTGTCGCGCGGCTTTCCGCCAAGCCTGGGGCCTGGAGATCCCTCGCCGGATACATCCGCAGCGGGACGAAGGGGTGCGTCTCTATCTCCGATGGCGCGCGCAGACGGTGAGTCATGTCCTTGCGGCCCTGGCGGAGGAAGCCCGTTCTCTGAAGCCAGATGTGGTGATCAGCGCGAACGATTTCGATGCTGTCATGCGTCCGAGCTTCTTGATCTATGGCATCGATTTGGCCAGCCTGGCCCGGATCCAGGACGTCCTGATGATTGAGAGTTTCGGCCTTCCCCGCTGGGAAGGAGTCCGCTTGGTGAACAATGCGGTGACCGTGCGAACGGCCCGGGCGCTCGCTGGGAACACTCCGATCAGCACCATCGCCTATGATCGGGGGATCGGCTTCGACGAGGTGTATCCGCCGCGCCGTTTCCAGCAATTTATCGCCGAAGCGGTTGCCTGTGGGGCCATCCCGGTGATCAAGGGAACCGAGTTCGTCTCCAAAGGGGTATTCACCGTCCTGACGGCTCCGGCTTACTCCCGGGAGCGAAAGGCCATCGGCGATTATCATCGTTGGCTGGCCGAACATGCGGATCTGTTCCTCGGAAGGGAGAACGCCGCACCGGTGGTGTTGCTATACCCAGGGGATGCCCTCTGGATCGAATGGCCTCGGATGGCGCCCCTCTACTTCGGAGCGGCTCAGACGCTGCTGGCAGCGGGCATCCCCTGGCGAGTGGTCCGTTCCCCCGAGGAGGCCGCGAAGGCCGCGGTGCTGGTCAGCTTGGAGCCGCTTTCGCCGGCCATGGGCTTCCCGGGGCGCCGCGTGGTTCTGCAGGAGCTGCGGGGATGGCGAAGCGGGATCAGGGCTGGCGCGGCGCTTCCCCTCTCGGTGGCTGCGTTGTGGGAGGGCTTCGCGTTGCGCCTCTATCGCTCTTATTTCCGCTCTCGATGGACGCGGCGGTGGATCGATCGGCTGGGGCTGGTCCATTTCTTTCTGCAGTCTCCATATTTTCGATTGCCCTCGGCTTCCGCAAGGGAGACGCTCATCGGCACGATAGGCCCCGTCTTTCCCCGGGTGGCGGCCGCCCATCCGGTTCTCATTGAGGTGTGGCGCCGTGGAGCGGAGGAACAGATCCATCTCGTGAACTACGCGGAAACCCCTCAGGAGGTTACGATATACTTCGAGGCGCCTCGGCGGGGCGTGCGGCTCTCCCCCTACGAGCCCGTCGCCCCCTTTGAAGGAAGCTACCTGGCTTTTGTCTTAGATGTTTATTCAATATTAGTATTAGAGCCCAATTAAAATGATGAAATCTGTTTATTTGACTTTATTTTTGTTGTTTTTAGCCAACTTTTTAAACTTCATGGATCGACAGATTATCGCGGCTCTGGCTCCTCTTCTCCAAAGGGAGTGGGAGCTCAGCGATTTTCAGTTGGGCTTGCTGCACACGGCCTTCGGGGTGGTCTACGCCTTGGCGCCGTTCCCAATCGCCTATCTGGCGGATCGCTGGCTGCGGTCTCGCGTCGTCGCCTTGGCCGTAGGGATACGGAGTGCGGCGATGGCCTGGAGCGGGTCGGCGCTTTCCTATGGGATGTTGCTGCTGGGGCGGGCTGGGCTTGGGTTCGGACAGGCTGGATATGGTCCTTCCGCCCTGGCCTGGATCAGCGATGTATTCCCACCGGCCTACCGCTCCCGGGCGGTTGGATTTCATGATCTGGGGGTGCTGCTGGGGGCCGCAGCGGGCTACGGGGTCGGCGGCCTCCTGGGTCAAGCCCTGGGATGGCGGCTCGCCCTCTGGATCGCGGCTCTCCCGGGCTTCCCGCTCGCCGTCCTCATCGGACGGATGCGAGAGTCGGTAAAGGGTCAGAGCGATCTGGAGGCTCTGCACGCGGAGACGACCCCTGCCTCCATGCCCGTTCTTCCACCCCTGGAAACGATCCGGACCTTCCTTCGGATTGCCACTCTCCGCTGGACCTTCGTCACGGGCATTTTGATTTCCTTCGCAACGGGAGCTTTAGCATATTGGCTGCCGAGTTTTGCGGTTCGGGTTCACGGGCTCTCTCCTGGGCACGCGGGTTTGCTGATCGGGGCGTTGACCGTCCTCACCGGTTCCCTCGGTGTGCTCTCCGGTGGTTTCCTGGCCGACCGATGGTGGAAACGAAATCCAGGCGGACGGCTGCGGACGGTTGGGTTGGGCTTTGCGCTGGGCTCCCTTCCGGCCATGGGGGCGATCCTCATACCGGACTTTCGTGCTTTCGTGTGGTTTTCAGCCCTGGCTCTCTATTTTTATACGTTCTACTTTCCGTGTATGGGGCCCTTGATGCATCAAGTGACGTTGCCCACCATGCGGGCTGCCGTCTTCGGCTTTTATCTCTTTCTTGTGCATATTTTGGGAAGCGCGCCTGCGCCGGCTCTGGTCGGTTGGGTTTCGGATCAGATCGGAGACCTTCGGATCGGGGTGATCCTGGCACCTCTCATCGCTCTGGTGGGCAGCACAGCCGCTTTCTGGGGGAGCCGATACGTTGGAGAGGATGCGCGCCGGATGCAAGAACGTCTTCGATCACTAATTTAAGCGGAGACAAGGCGATGGGAATGCTCCACGTTCGTGGCCCTTATCCGCTCGGCTACGCTCGGATCGCCGAGCCTGGGCTGACACCGTTACGCCATCTCCGGATCGGGACAGTGCGCCTGAGCCCCGGATCTGAGATCCGGTTGACGTTCCCGGATTGGGAGACGGTCCTGGTCTTGCTCCGGGGAAAAGGCGATTTAGAGTGGCCGGAGGGCTCGGTGAAGGTGGATCGTCCCGATGTCTTCCGGGAGCTCGCCACCGCCCTTTATCTTCCCTCTGGGATGTCCGTACGCCTAAAGGCGGAAGAGGAGACGGAGTGGGCAGCGATCCACGCTCTGGGCGACCCCGATCTCCCCCCTCGGCTGATTACGCCGGGGACCCTTCACCCTCGCGTCGTAGGAGGGGAAGGCTTCCGTCGTCAAATCGTAGAGATCCTGGGCCCCGATTTTCCAGCACGACATCTTTTGGTTGGAGAAACCTTAACATTTGGGGGGAATTGGTCGAGTTATCCTCCACATAAACATGACGAGGAACGTCCGGGAGAGGAAGCAGCCCTCGAGGAAGTTTATCTTTACAAGATCCATCCCCCATCGGGCTTTGCGTTGCAATGGATTTACTCTTCACATCATAATATTGATCACTTGTTTGTTATACGTTCAGATGATATCGTGATCATTCCATGCGGATATCATCCTGTAGTGGCTCCGCCCGGCTATACCCTCTATTACTTATGGGCGATGGCGGGGGAACGTCGAGCCCTTGAGGTCTCCGTTGATCCCGCCCATCGGTGGTTGCTTGAACATTATCAGCTTTCCAGCCCCCGCTAAACATGAGGAGGTTGGTTTGCCGATGAACGTGATTCCCCAACACGACGGCTCTCTGCTGGTCAAAAACCCACAAAATTATTGCTTGTATGATATGGGAAATCCGCATCTTTTTGTTCGTTTTGATGGCGAAGGAAATCTCGTCCATGCGTTTTTCGCCGAAGGTTTTTATGGAGGTGCTTGGTCATTTCGTTTAATAGTAGACGGACGGCCTTTTCAATTTCGTGAAGGCCATGGGATCGGCCGGTTGTGGAAGCTCTGGGGAGAGGAAGAGGGTCTTGAAGTTCGATTGGATAGCTTTATCGGAGACTCTTCCCCATTTGTGTTTCAAAATCTGGTTTTAAGCTCTCGATCTCATCAAAAACTTGTGAAGATAAGGATTGTGATACGATTTTCGCTCCCTGTTCTCTGGCATCAGCGTGCGCAATCGGCCCTGGTCCGATGGATTCCGGCGATCCTTAGGCAACCCCACTGGTGGTCGGAGGGATGGGCCAAGCTGTTGCTCCCCCCGGCTCCCCGGCATGTAACCCTTCATCCCGGGGGAGCGGTCCAAGCGAAAGGGATTCGACCACTCCAATGGGTCACGGATGTCCCACCGCATGCGATGAGCGTCCGTGGAAAGGAAGCAAATATCGAATGGCAGTTTCGGCTCTCGCCGGGCGAAACACGGCGTCTGCGATGGGCGTTGGCGGCGGGGTTGGGGGAGGACCCGATCACGAGGGTGGAGAAAGCCTACGACGAAGCGATCCGGTATGCCGCCTGGCTTTCCCAGGGATATCCAGGGGGAGATCCGCTTCTGAAGTCCCTCTTCGTGGCGGGTTTAAACACTGCGATGGCGATGTTTAAGATCTTTCCGGAAGGATTTGCCGGCCTCGTCGCCGGACCGGATTATGCCTACCCGCCGCGATTGTATTTCCGAGATGGATATTGGACGGCACAGATCCTTCTGGCTTTTCGGCCGGATCTCGTGCGCCAGCATCTGCTCTCGATCGCCCGAGGGGTGCATGAAAGCGGGGAATGCCCCAGCGGCGTTTTCGCTCCCTATCTTTTGAAATTCAAAGAGGCGATGTTCGGAGGGCTCCCGGATTGGCTTCCCAAACACCTAGACGCACCGGCGTTCTTTGTCCTTTTGGTGCGGGATTATCTTCGTGCCACAGAGGATTGGGAGGTCTTAAAGGAACCCATTTCTTCGTTGCATGATGGCGTAGAACGTTCTTTATGGACCATTATTTGGTCAGCTGTAAGGTATCTAATTGCTCAAGATAGTGATGAAGATGGCTTGATTGAGAAGCCCAATGCTCCGAACGATTGGGCAGATAATGTGCGCCGGGGGATCTGGGTGACGTACGACCAGGCGCTTTACATTGCCGCTTTGCGTGCGGCCTCCGAGATCGCCCAGGCTCGAGGGGAGGTCGTCATAGCCAGCGCTTTGAAGACCAAGGCTGCGGCCGCTCACCGGGCCTTGAAGTCCGTCCTGTGGAACTCAAGTTCTGGATATTATGTGAATTACCGACGACCCGGCTATTTAGAAGATCATTTCTCGATCGATACATTGATCGTCTTGTTATATGGACTGGCCGAGGAAGAAGATGCTCGGCGCGTTTTAGATGCCGCCCGCCGTCTCCAAACAAGATATAATCCCGATCAACCATATGGAGATTGGGGAACGATGTGTGTTTATCCTCTTTATCGAAATCAAAAAGATATTTTTGGGAAGTCCGCACACCCTTATTGTTATCACAATGGAGCGGATTGGCCGTATTGGGATGGAATCTACGGGTGGCTGTTGCTTCAGCGGGAGGATCCGGACTGGGAGTATGTGTTGACCCGCTGGTGGACCTATAGTCTAGATAAAGGGTGGTTGACTCCCGTGGAGTATTATTCGCCCCCGTATCCTCGCGGCGGATTGCTCCAGGGATGGAGCTCCATGCCCGCTACGGCGCTGATCTGGGCAAAACATCTAACCCCACGGATTTCTTTTTCTCATTTTTAAGGATATTTAGAATCTTTTTCTGTATTTTTAGGTCTTCTCATATGTGGATTTGGACAATTTGAGATTTTGCGATGCATAACCCAATTCGCTGACAAATGGCGGGGGCGCTGATCGCCGCCCTCCTGATGCGGGTGGTGTTCTTCCTGCTACAACGCCAGATCATCGAGGGCATGAAGGGATGAGCGCGCCCCCGCTGATCACCCGCCCCCCTGTCCTGAAGGAGCCCCCGCCGTTCCTGCCCACCGGGAACCTCTGGATCTCTCTCTCGCTCGTCGATCGGCGGGATGGGAGCCTGTGACGCCTGGGCGTGCTTCACGAGTATCTCAACGGTCTCCTGCATAAGACAGAGGATGTGAGCCTCCTCCGTGAGCCGGCGATCGCGGCCCATCGGGATCCGGAGACCGGGCTGTATGAAACCTTCCTGCTCCCGACGGATGATCCCACGGATTATCCCCTGGTCATCTACGACAACGTCCTGGTCTGGGCAGCCTTCCGGGCGGCGGCGGATCTCCTCCGGGGCCGGGGAGCCGATGCGGAGGGGGTGTGCTGGGAGGCGGAGCGGCTGGCCGAGGCGATCCGCCGGCATGGGATCGTGGAGGGACCGGAAGGGCCGATGTGGGCCTGGGCGCGGGATCGCCGCGGTCGGTGGGAGCTGCGGGAGGAGCCCCCCCGGGAGCCTGCGCCTGCTGGCCTGCTATGGGTTCTGCGATCCGGAGGACCCGGTTTACCGGAACACGGTGCGCTGGCTGGCCTCGCCGGCGAACCCCTATTTCTTCCCCGGCCCTGTCGGCGGGCCGGGCTCGCCCCATTTCCCCTTCCCGGGGGTCTTCGACCTGGCCAATCGCCTGCTCACCGATCCCGACCCGGGGATCCTGGAGGTGGTGCGGCGCGCGCCCCTGGACGGGGGCCTGGCATGCGAGTCCATCGATCCGTAGACGGGTATCGTGCGCACGGGGGCGGCGATGGCCAGCCTGGCGGGCTTCCTGGCCTGGGCCCGATGGGGGCGTCTGCGAGGGCATCGCCGGTTCTTCGAGGGTCGTCTCCGCTGATCACTCAGGAGGCTCCCTCGTCCATTCGGCTCAGGAATTCCAGGAAGCCTTGAAGATCCGCCTCCAGCAGCGGCTCCAGGCGGAAGGCGTCCTGCCGCGCCCGGGCCACGCGCTCCGGATCCAGGTCGAAGCGATAGAGGGTGCGGAACACGTGCCGGAACCGTCGCAGCTCATCCAGGAGGCGTAAGGTTTCCTCCCGGAGCACGCGGGGGCGGATTCCCTCGATCTCCCGTCCCATCCGCTCCAGCAGCAGCGCGTGCCAGCGGGAGGGGTCCGGGATCTCGTTCTCGAAGGCCTCCGCGATCCGGCGGAAGATGTTCTCGCATGCGTTGTAGAGGTTGTGCAGGTAATAGCCGGCCACGATGGCCTCTTTGGGATCCCGGAGATCGTCAGGGGTCTCCCGAAGGGCGCTGTAAATCCGGCGGATATGGGCCCACTCCGCCTGCAGATCCGATCGAAGCACCCGAAGGCGTTCGCTCATAGATCAGCCGTCCTCGCTCCCGCACGCGATGGGAGAAGGGATCCTCGGGGTCTAGCGGGCGTACATCGAAGGCCCAGCCGGGGGCCGCGGCCTCCAGCTCCCGCCAGAAATCGAACAGCCCGTGTCCGTCGTCCCCCTCCACCCCCACGTCGATGTCCGAATCCGGGCGGAACGCCCCAGGCCGCAGAACCGAGCCGAAGAGGTAAACCCTCCGGATGCCGGGATAGCGCGGCGCAACCGCCCGGATGGCCCGCTCGGCGGCCTCCTGGGCGGCGGCCCGGCGCGCCTCGGCCTCGGCCTGCCGTCGCGCCTCCCGTTCCCGCCAGCTCTCCCGGTAGCGCTCCCAGATCGGGTTCTCCCCCACGCCGGTTGTTCCTCCCGGGTTTTCCACCTTACCTTCGTTTATTGTAACACGAGCGTGAGGCCCTCCACAGGCGAACAAAAGTAGCGTGATCGCTCCGGATGCGGTAT
The window above is part of the Thermoflexus hugenholtzii JAD2 genome. Proteins encoded here:
- a CDS encoding extracellular solute-binding protein; the encoded protein is MVLGLVLAACAPPATPTPVERVVEVTRIVEVVPTPVPTPTPRFAGVTLTLIDNPEGQTEAMIALQKRCEERTGVRLNVEVVPHDQVRPKLFAALSAKLPTYDIFYIDIIDLPQYAAAGYVYPIDQFITPEMRADILPFAEKGVVYEGKWMGLPWKAEWMSFVYNKKMLQDAGYDRPPRTWDELIEMSLTLKRKGIVRYPMVFSWAANYEQITVDYVMLVKSLGGELFDAQGNPVFNQGAGVQALQLMYDMMHTYEIIDPAALTLRGGGKRRDIMMAGQGAFVFLWGTPLLVMNDPKKSPRAGEFDIALAPAGPGGPYSVAGPMGWAISAYSKNPEAAWEFVKCIAGPEGERFMFLQEGAPPGWRSVLNDPEVSMKLKEAGGDVMLQQTAFLAVRPALPYYHEWSAAIQKAVHEVLTKQKTPQQALDEVAAYTRELKAKYGR
- a CDS encoding carbohydrate ABC transporter permease; its protein translation is MGEAMVRAEQAITAMKRRRWIRRHDPRLLGLLMVMPGGIVVVGLLFYPLLHSMAISLYDLNVRAPWIGPQFVGAANYIRALTSPDVRAAAGRSLYLAALGIGLGIPISMAFALILNRPFPLRGLVRGLLIVPWIIPGTVQGLLWARIYDPHYGALNGLLYQVGIIPDYVPWLLEPRRALLLVALANIWATVPMMTLLYLAGLQSIPEELYEAAQVDGAGPWARFVHITFPLLMPITLINLILKTIDALMLFDLVYVLTGGGPANATQVIGYYLYDAAFQRLEYGYASALAWLIALMALGLTGIYSRLTRVGEATS
- a CDS encoding carbohydrate ABC transporter permease, whose protein sequence is MVSVRSQQALLRRVTAAMTQAALVSLVVIFILSPIAWLVLSSVAPPKDLLARPPRWLPWPLDLSNYYQLLLGSGEQGTTLTAFTLRAFRFSLRNSMIVASGVTLMCLALGTSAGYAFARLRMPLGQRLLYLFLLVQMVPVVVLLIPMFLVVTRLGLLDRLEMVILLLTAFHLPFVIWILRSYFLSIPVELEEAALVDGASRLQVIRHVVLPVAIPGLFAAAVYTFMQSWNAFMIPLIFTSTETKRTVTVAIAMFVGRHYTEYGLISAAGVLASLPPVLLAIFFQRYLLAGLTAGAVKG
- a CDS encoding alpha-amylase family protein; this translates as MNRLKFMGAPVDEAAHLEAYTEEGADRVASEMGCNWAYLTYNWGFPPEIEEADWIVFQKAAEIYHKHGVRVFAYIQTSNAVFAGSHRSREWYARDPAGRLIYYYTGRYMTCWLHPEWQAHLRERIREAIRYGADGIFFDNPWYGAQPLYLDGRWLGPAGCYCPRCRAAFRQAWGLEIPRRIHPQRDEGVRLYLRWRAQTVSHVLAALAEEARSLKPDVVISANDFDAVMRPSFLIYGIDLASLARIQDVLMIESFGLPRWEGVRLVNNAVTVRTARALAGNTPISTIAYDRGIGFDEVYPPRRFQQFIAEAVACGAIPVIKGTEFVSKGVFTVLTAPAYSRERKAIGDYHRWLAEHADLFLGRENAAPVVLLYPGDALWIEWPRMAPLYFGAAQTLLAAGIPWRVVRSPEEAAKAAVLVSLEPLSPAMGFPGRRVVLQELRGWRSGIRAGAALPLSVAALWEGFALRLYRSYFRSRWTRRWIDRLGLVHFFLQSPYFRLPSASARETLIGTIGPVFPRVAAAHPVLIEVWRRGAEEQIHLVNYAETPQEVTIYFEAPRRGVRLSPYEPVAPFEGSYLAFVLDVYSILVLEPN
- a CDS encoding MFS transporter, which produces MKSVYLTLFLLFLANFLNFMDRQIIAALAPLLQREWELSDFQLGLLHTAFGVVYALAPFPIAYLADRWLRSRVVALAVGIRSAAMAWSGSALSYGMLLLGRAGLGFGQAGYGPSALAWISDVFPPAYRSRAVGFHDLGVLLGAAAGYGVGGLLGQALGWRLALWIAALPGFPLAVLIGRMRESVKGQSDLEALHAETTPASMPVLPPLETIRTFLRIATLRWTFVTGILISFATGALAYWLPSFAVRVHGLSPGHAGLLIGALTVLTGSLGVLSGGFLADRWWKRNPGGRLRTVGLGFALGSLPAMGAILIPDFRAFVWFSALALYFYTFYFPCMGPLMHQVTLPTMRAAVFGFYLFLVHILGSAPAPALVGWVSDQIGDLRIGVILAPLIALVGSTAAFWGSRYVGEDARRMQERLRSLI
- the iolB gene encoding 5-deoxy-glucuronate isomerase — encoded protein: MLHVRGPYPLGYARIAEPGLTPLRHLRIGTVRLSPGSEIRLTFPDWETVLVLLRGKGDLEWPEGSVKVDRPDVFRELATALYLPSGMSVRLKAEEETEWAAIHALGDPDLPPRLITPGTLHPRVVGGEGFRRQIVEILGPDFPARHLLVGETLTFGGNWSSYPPHKHDEERPGEEAALEEVYLYKIHPPSGFALQWIYSSHHNIDHLFVIRSDDIVIIPCGYHPVVAPPGYTLYYLWAMAGERRALEVSVDPAHRWLLEHYQLSSPR
- a CDS encoding amylo-alpha-1,6-glucosidase; translation: MNVIPQHDGSLLVKNPQNYCLYDMGNPHLFVRFDGEGNLVHAFFAEGFYGGAWSFRLIVDGRPFQFREGHGIGRLWKLWGEEEGLEVRLDSFIGDSSPFVFQNLVLSSRSHQKLVKIRIVIRFSLPVLWHQRAQSALVRWIPAILRQPHWWSEGWAKLLLPPAPRHVTLHPGGAVQAKGIRPLQWVTDVPPHAMSVRGKEANIEWQFRLSPGETRRLRWALAAGLGEDPITRVEKAYDEAIRYAAWLSQGYPGGDPLLKSLFVAGLNTAMAMFKIFPEGFAGLVAGPDYAYPPRLYFRDGYWTAQILLAFRPDLVRQHLLSIARGVHESGECPSGVFAPYLLKFKEAMFGGLPDWLPKHLDAPAFFVLLVRDYLRATEDWEVLKEPISSLHDGVERSLWTIIWSAVRYLIAQDSDEDGLIEKPNAPNDWADNVRRGIWVTYDQALYIAALRAASEIAQARGEVVIASALKTKAAAAHRALKSVLWNSSSGYYVNYRRPGYLEDHFSIDTLIVLLYGLAEEEDARRVLDAARRLQTRYNPDQPYGDWGTMCVYPLYRNQKDIFGKSAHPYCYHNGADWPYWDGIYGWLLLQREDPDWEYVLTRWWTYSLDKGWLTPVEYYSPPYPRGGLLQGWSSMPATALIWAKHLTPRISFSHF
- a CDS encoding glycoside hydrolase family 125 protein, which encodes MGSWRDRKGRCGPGRGIAAVGGSCGRSPPGSLRLLACYGFCDPEDPVYRNTVRWLASPANPYFFPGPVGGPGSPHFPFPGVFDLANRLLTDPDPGILEVVRRAPLDGGLACESIDP
- a CDS encoding ribonuclease toxin HepT-like protein, producing MSERLRVLRSDLQAEWAHIRRIYSALRETPDDLRDPKEAIVAGYYLHNLYNACENIFRRIAEAFENEIPDPSRWHALLLERMGREIEGIRPRVLREETLRLLDELRRFRHVFRTLYRFDLDPERVARARQDAFRLEPLLEADLQGFLEFLSRMDEGAS
- a CDS encoding nucleotidyltransferase family protein produces the protein MGENPIWERYRESWREREARRQAEAEARRAAAQEAAERAIRAVAPRYPGIRRVYLFGSVLRPGAFRPDSDIDVGVEGDDGHGLFDFWRELEAAAPGWAFDVRPLDPEDPFSHRVRERGRLIYERTPSGASIGSAGGVGPYPPDLQRPSGDP